One window of Argonema galeatum A003/A1 genomic DNA carries:
- a CDS encoding class I SAM-dependent methyltransferase has translation MRFANRKPEIYIMDEQALNSLEKIRQQFDVAPYPRIPLEDYPNDMKYLTLYNIVTAYYLRYKKVVETQERVILDAGCGSGFKSLALAVANPGAKIVGIDLSEESVKLAKERLKYHGIKNVDFYPLSIYDLPKLGIEFHYIHCDDTLYLLPDIVTGLQAMKSVLKAEGIIRANLHSLRARIDVFAAQEMFRLMGLMDENPQELEIELVRETMKALKDNVLLKANTWRPEFDRNEERILMNYLFQGDRGYTIPEMFSALKAADLEFVSMVNWPQWDLMDLFKEPDDLPMFLGISLPNLTVEERLHLFELLHPIHRLLDFWCAHPNTSAPPSPVAEWTDEDWRGVQVYMHPSLRVPEVKQQMYACAIDLKMFEIGRYLAFAKDPTLLIDSTLTAMLLPLLEETQSIPSLVQNWLQVRPLHPVTLDPIHEQAAFQSVKQLLISLEQIGFVLLEQVSSQN, from the coding sequence ATTCGTTTTGCGAATAGAAAACCGGAGATCTACATAATGGATGAACAAGCATTAAATTCTCTAGAAAAAATTCGTCAGCAATTTGATGTAGCACCTTATCCAAGAATTCCTTTGGAAGATTATCCAAATGACATGAAATATCTTACCCTCTACAACATAGTGACAGCTTACTACCTAAGATACAAAAAAGTTGTAGAGACTCAAGAAAGAGTAATTTTAGATGCAGGCTGTGGCAGTGGGTTCAAATCCTTAGCCTTGGCCGTCGCCAATCCTGGGGCAAAAATCGTAGGTATTGACCTTTCAGAAGAATCTGTTAAATTAGCAAAAGAGCGCTTAAAATATCACGGCATTAAAAACGTAGACTTTTATCCTCTCTCTATCTATGATTTACCCAAACTGGGGATAGAATTTCACTACATTCACTGCGACGATACTTTGTACCTGCTGCCCGACATAGTTACTGGATTGCAAGCAATGAAGTCAGTGCTAAAAGCAGAGGGAATCATCCGTGCTAACCTCCATAGTTTAAGAGCAAGAATAGATGTTTTTGCGGCTCAAGAAATGTTTCGTTTGATGGGATTGATGGATGAGAATCCCCAAGAATTGGAGATAGAATTAGTTCGAGAAACGATGAAAGCTTTGAAAGATAATGTTCTTCTCAAGGCAAACACCTGGAGACCTGAGTTCGATCGAAACGAAGAGCGGATTCTAATGAATTATTTATTTCAGGGCGATCGCGGCTACACCATCCCAGAAATGTTTTCCGCCTTAAAAGCAGCTGACTTAGAGTTTGTCAGCATGGTGAATTGGCCGCAGTGGGACTTGATGGATTTGTTCAAAGAGCCAGACGACTTGCCGATGTTTCTAGGAATAAGCTTACCGAACCTTACGGTGGAAGAGCGGCTGCATTTATTTGAACTTTTGCATCCTATCCACCGCCTGCTTGACTTTTGGTGCGCTCACCCCAACACATCTGCCCCTCCGAGCCCTGTAGCTGAGTGGACGGATGAGGACTGGCGGGGGGTTCAGGTGTATATGCACCCTAGCCTGAGAGTGCCAGAAGTCAAACAACAGATGTACGCCTGCGCGATCGATCTCAAAATGTTTGAAATCGGTAGGTATCTAGCATTTGCTAAAGATCCCACCTTGTTGATAGACAGTACCCTAACTGCGATGCTTCTTCCCCTGTTGGAGGAAACGCAGTCCATACCGTCACTGGTGCAAAACTGGCTGCAAGTGCGACCCCTACATCCGGTCACCCTAGATCCGATTCACGAACAAGCAGCCTTTCAATCTGTTAAGCAACTGCTCATTTCCCTAGAACAGATTGGGTTTGTACTTCTGGAACAAGTCTCTAGCCAAAACTGA
- a CDS encoding tetratricopeptide repeat protein, translating to MRLLPITDLPFTNMKFVDLQIQAAECLAQDKYAEAVALYAQCIEANPLVLSNYWKLGLAWVLQGEELEGQACWLSAIVEGDAAQVDERTEELIKVLEAEALERLESGKYEQAEKIYLQIIEQHPNHSVAYKNLGNAVFNQGKLEEAIAYYQQGLTLDPDDAITYYHLAIVFQQQEKLEEAIAYYQQFLTLNPNSAAALNNMGQAFQAQGKLEEAIACYQQALTLDPSDALTYNNLGTALQAQGKLEEAIACFQQGIVLEPNNAIAHNNLGLRFLKKHDFEKAIASYNRAIEIDPDYVEANWNRALLLLQIGDYKRGFAEYEWRWRREKTPARPFAQPLWDGSTLESGTILLHAEQGFGDTIQFIRYAPLVAQLVGHVIVECHQPLVKLLTTVTAIEKVVARETTLPEFDVQAPLLSLPYILGTTLETLPAQIPYLSPLEPLSVRLETPPETCRKVGIVWAGNPEHPDDRNRSCSLNHFASLLNTPGAAFYSLQKGPSVAELAQFSCQVPLQDLSSQLHDFADTAAVIDQLDLIVSIDTSVAHLAGALGKPVWLLLSFSHDWRWMSGRDDSPWYPSMRLFRQNRSGDWEDVLRRVTEALLKLTDADFSD from the coding sequence ATGAGGTTATTACCCATTACAGATTTACCATTCACCAACATGAAATTTGTTGATTTGCAGATCCAGGCGGCAGAGTGTTTGGCTCAAGACAAATATGCTGAGGCTGTAGCTCTATACGCGCAATGTATAGAAGCCAATCCCCTAGTTTTGTCTAACTATTGGAAATTAGGGCTAGCCTGGGTTCTTCAAGGAGAAGAATTAGAAGGGCAAGCTTGCTGGTTATCAGCGATCGTAGAGGGAGATGCCGCTCAAGTTGACGAGCGGACAGAAGAACTAATTAAGGTATTAGAAGCAGAGGCACTTGAGCGACTAGAGTCAGGTAAATACGAACAAGCAGAAAAGATTTATTTGCAAATAATAGAACAGCATCCAAACCATAGTGTAGCGTATAAAAATTTAGGCAATGCTGTCTTCAATCAGGGTAAGCTAGAGGAGGCGATCGCATACTACCAGCAAGGTCTTACCCTCGATCCTGACGACGCTATAACCTACTATCACCTGGCTATTGTATTTCAACAGCAGGAGAAATTAGAAGAAGCGATCGCTTACTATCAACAATTTCTTACCCTCAATCCTAATTCTGCTGCGGCTCTCAACAATATGGGCCAAGCCTTTCAGGCGCAGGGCAAGTTAGAAGAGGCGATCGCTTGCTACCAGCAAGCCCTTACCTTAGATCCCAGCGACGCTTTGACTTACAACAATCTGGGTACTGCCTTGCAAGCGCAGGGCAAATTAGAAGAGGCGATCGCTTGCTTCCAACAAGGTATTGTCTTGGAGCCGAACAACGCTATTGCTCACAACAACCTTGGTCTTCGTTTTTTGAAAAAGCATGACTTCGAGAAAGCTATAGCTTCCTACAATCGGGCCATTGAAATCGATCCGGATTATGTGGAAGCTAACTGGAACCGCGCATTACTACTGCTTCAGATCGGAGACTATAAACGTGGATTTGCTGAATACGAATGGCGCTGGCGACGGGAGAAGACCCCAGCCCGTCCTTTTGCTCAACCCCTTTGGGATGGTTCAACCCTTGAAAGTGGTACAATCCTGCTTCATGCTGAACAGGGTTTTGGGGATACAATTCAGTTCATTCGCTATGCACCTCTAGTCGCACAGCTTGTTGGTCATGTGATAGTTGAATGTCACCAGCCGCTTGTCAAATTACTGACAACAGTTACTGCTATCGAAAAGGTAGTAGCTAGAGAAACAACGTTACCTGAGTTTGATGTCCAGGCTCCACTCCTCAGCCTGCCCTATATCTTAGGGACAACCCTAGAAACACTACCAGCCCAAATTCCCTACTTAAGCCCTTTAGAACCCCTTAGCGTTAGACTTGAGACACCTCCTGAAACTTGTCGGAAAGTGGGGATTGTATGGGCTGGAAATCCCGAACATCCAGACGATCGCAACAGATCGTGTTCTTTAAACCACTTCGCGAGCCTTTTAAATACACCCGGCGCTGCTTTCTACAGTTTGCAAAAAGGGCCTTCTGTGGCAGAATTAGCTCAATTTTCCTGTCAAGTACCGCTCCAGGATTTGAGCAGTCAACTTCATGATTTCGCCGATACTGCTGCGGTGATAGACCAGCTCGATCTAATCGTTAGTATAGATACCTCTGTTGCTCATCTAGCTGGGGCGTTGGGCAAGCCAGTATGGCTGCTTTTATCCTTTAGCCACGACTGGCGATGGATGAGCGGGCGAGATGACAGCCCTTGGTATCCCAGTATGCGCTTATTTCGGCAGAATCGGTCTGGTGATTGGGAAGATGTGTTGAGACGGGTAACTGAAGCTCTCTTAAAGTTGACAGATGCCGATTTTAGCGATTAA
- a CDS encoding ROK family protein, whose protein sequence is MGTDSNLLTQQQSAPQVLGIDLGGTAIKLGRFQEDGTCLQSLTVPTPQPATPEAVVEAIAHAVTACGGSEVKAIGLGTPGPADAAGRIARVAINLAGWKDVPLADWLEAKTGLPTILANDANCAGLGEAWLGAGRRFSNMILLTLGTGVGGAIILDGKLFTGHQGAGGELGLITLNPDGPECNSGNRGSLEQYVSVQAIRRRTGLEPEELGRRAKAGDRVALEFWESYGRDLGAGLASLIYVLTPEAIIIGGGVSASAEFFFPTAMAEINRRVLASSRALLQLLVAELGNQAGMVGAAKLAWEKFLN, encoded by the coding sequence ATGGGAACAGACTCCAATCTTTTAACTCAGCAACAGTCAGCGCCTCAAGTATTGGGCATCGATTTAGGCGGAACAGCAATTAAACTGGGACGGTTCCAAGAAGATGGAACTTGCTTGCAGTCGTTGACTGTGCCAACGCCGCAACCGGCGACACCGGAAGCAGTTGTAGAGGCGATCGCACACGCAGTAACTGCCTGCGGCGGAAGTGAAGTAAAAGCGATCGGCCTTGGCACACCAGGCCCTGCGGATGCCGCTGGACGCATTGCCAGAGTAGCGATTAACCTGGCGGGATGGAAGGATGTTCCCCTAGCTGACTGGTTAGAGGCAAAGACAGGTTTACCGACAATTCTGGCTAACGATGCCAACTGCGCTGGGTTGGGAGAAGCTTGGTTAGGCGCGGGTCGCCGGTTTAGTAACATGATTTTGCTGACATTGGGAACGGGAGTGGGTGGTGCGATTATCCTTGATGGGAAGCTATTTACAGGTCATCAAGGTGCAGGTGGCGAGTTGGGGTTAATTACTTTGAACCCGGATGGCCCAGAATGCAATAGCGGCAATCGAGGTTCTTTGGAGCAATATGTTTCGGTACAGGCAATTCGACGCCGGACGGGTTTAGAACCGGAGGAACTGGGGCGACGGGCCAAAGCAGGCGATCGCGTAGCTTTAGAATTCTGGGAAAGTTACGGACGAGATCTGGGTGCTGGGTTGGCAAGTTTGATCTATGTTCTGACCCCGGAAGCAATTATCATTGGCGGCGGAGTAAGTGCCAGTGCGGAGTTTTTCTTCCCTACCGCTATGGCAGAAATAAATCGTCGGGTTTTGGCAAGTTCCCGCGCACTTTTGCAACTATTAGTAGCAGAATTAGGCAATCAAGCGGGGATGGTTGGTGCTGCTAAATTGGCTTGGGAGAAATTTTTAAATTAA
- the trxB gene encoding thioredoxin-disulfide reductase, with protein sequence MANPTVENLVIIGSGPAGYTAAIYAARANLKPFVFEGFQAGGLPGGQLMTTTEVENFPGFPEGIAGPELMDRMKAQAQRWGAELVTEDVISVDLSVRPFVVRSEEREVKTHSVIVATGATAKRLGLPSEHQFWSRGISACAICDGATPIFHGAELAVIGGGDSAAEESIYLTKYGSRVHMLVRGDRMRASKAMQDRVLNNPKITVHWNSQPIDVVGEADRMNGLKIRNTQTGEESTLTVKGLFYAIGHTPNTFLFKGQIELDEVGYIVTKDGVETSVEGVYAAGDVQDHEFRQAITAAGTGCMAAMLAERWLSTNGLIQEFHQTPASERPDTPAAAKKTEAEEESEFKPEGTRYRGGYALRKLFHDSDRLLMVKYVSPHCGPCHTLKPILDKVVDEFDGKMHFVEIDIEQDPEIAENAGVTGTPTIQFFKNKELLTELKGIKPKSQYRQLIEQYL encoded by the coding sequence ATGGCAAACCCGACGGTAGAGAATTTGGTGATTATTGGCTCTGGGCCTGCGGGCTATACAGCGGCTATCTATGCGGCGAGAGCCAACCTGAAACCCTTTGTGTTTGAAGGCTTTCAAGCTGGGGGGTTGCCCGGTGGACAGCTGATGACGACAACTGAAGTGGAGAATTTTCCGGGCTTTCCGGAAGGGATTGCCGGGCCAGAATTAATGGATAGGATGAAGGCTCAGGCACAGCGGTGGGGGGCTGAGTTAGTCACTGAGGATGTGATTTCCGTTGACTTAAGCGTGCGTCCTTTTGTTGTACGTTCTGAAGAGCGGGAAGTTAAAACTCACAGTGTGATTGTTGCCACAGGTGCTACAGCAAAACGCTTGGGATTACCCAGTGAGCATCAGTTTTGGAGCCGGGGTATCTCTGCCTGCGCTATTTGCGATGGGGCTACTCCCATTTTCCACGGCGCTGAACTGGCGGTGATCGGAGGGGGTGACTCGGCGGCGGAAGAATCGATTTACCTGACTAAGTATGGTTCTCGCGTGCATATGCTGGTGCGGGGCGATCGGATGCGTGCCAGTAAAGCGATGCAGGATCGGGTGCTGAACAACCCGAAAATTACGGTTCACTGGAACAGCCAGCCGATCGATGTGGTGGGTGAGGCCGATCGCATGAATGGGCTGAAAATCCGCAATACTCAGACTGGCGAGGAAAGTACGCTGACGGTGAAGGGGTTGTTTTATGCGATCGGTCACACTCCCAATACGTTTTTGTTTAAGGGGCAGATAGAACTCGACGAAGTAGGTTACATTGTCACCAAGGACGGTGTAGAAACGAGCGTGGAGGGCGTCTATGCGGCTGGCGATGTGCAAGACCACGAGTTTCGTCAGGCGATTACTGCTGCCGGTACTGGCTGTATGGCGGCGATGCTGGCAGAACGGTGGCTCTCAACAAATGGCCTAATCCAAGAATTTCATCAAACGCCTGCTTCTGAAAGACCTGATACTCCAGCAGCTGCGAAGAAAACCGAGGCTGAGGAAGAATCGGAGTTTAAACCGGAGGGGACGCGCTACAGGGGGGGCTATGCTCTGCGGAAGTTGTTTCACGATAGCGATCGCTTGCTCATGGTCAAATACGTCTCACCCCATTGCGGCCCTTGTCACACCCTCAAACCCATTTTAGACAAGGTGGTGGATGAATTTGACGGCAAAATGCACTTTGTCGAGATTGACATTGAGCAAGATCCAGAAATTGCCGAAAATGCTGGTGTGACAGGAACACCCACAATCCAGTTCTTCAAAAACAAGGAGCTTTTGACTGAACTCAAAGGTATTAAGCCAAAAAGCCAATACCGCCAGCTGATTGAACAATATCTATAG
- a CDS encoding class I SAM-dependent methyltransferase, translated as MQWKETFILNGKPVYYNRIAYNNIAERTIEVPIAFEFFTKIENKTKVLEVGNVLQNYENSLSDYVGLRPRKIVDKYEVVSGVDNIDLMDLPEMVKYDVIISISTVEHVGQEKNQVTTDSENLEAPLKAIAKIYDLLNVGGKALITVPFGKILNGRWYIQFSQEYLNLLSTKYQIPDRAISKNFLKRIATELWVENPRHLWVQVEEEELRNVEYSWPWPFANGIVAIELTKVSNSFNLNLNLSPENLTYGTPLSDTISSDITEKLYSILPKLREINLIVFPDWSTSEDSLYKNLQPLILSLLNHPYNNYVSLLIDTTDIDEEEANDIFSAIIMNIFSEHNLDMADEPEIILLGELIPIQWQVILPRIQSRVILADENELSIKNAAAQTIPLSTTDSLGSKRAIQLETGLWAFK; from the coding sequence ATGCAGTGGAAAGAAACTTTTATATTGAACGGCAAACCAGTTTATTACAATCGAATTGCCTACAATAATATAGCGGAAAGAACGATTGAAGTTCCCATAGCATTTGAGTTTTTCACTAAGATAGAAAATAAAACCAAGGTCTTAGAAGTTGGAAATGTACTTCAAAATTACGAAAATTCTCTGAGTGATTATGTAGGTCTAAGACCGAGGAAAATAGTAGATAAATATGAAGTTGTCAGTGGGGTAGATAATATAGATTTAATGGATTTACCAGAGATGGTAAAATATGATGTTATCATTAGTATTTCTACAGTAGAGCACGTAGGCCAAGAAAAAAATCAGGTGACAACTGACTCGGAAAATTTAGAAGCCCCTCTGAAAGCGATCGCCAAAATATACGACTTACTAAATGTAGGAGGCAAAGCGCTAATTACAGTTCCGTTTGGAAAAATCTTGAATGGCAGATGGTACATCCAGTTTAGTCAAGAATATCTCAATCTTCTCTCAACTAAATACCAAATTCCCGATCGGGCTATATCGAAAAACTTCTTAAAAAGAATTGCCACCGAGTTATGGGTTGAAAATCCGCGTCATCTTTGGGTACAAGTGGAAGAAGAAGAATTGAGGAATGTTGAATACAGTTGGCCTTGGCCTTTTGCCAACGGAATTGTGGCGATCGAGCTAACCAAAGTTTCCAATTCGTTTAATTTGAACTTAAATCTTTCACCAGAAAATTTGACCTATGGAACGCCCCTATCTGATACCATTAGTTCGGATATTACGGAAAAATTGTATTCTATATTACCAAAATTGAGAGAGATAAACTTAATTGTTTTTCCCGATTGGTCTACATCAGAAGATTCTCTATATAAAAATTTGCAACCATTGATTCTATCGCTTCTAAATCATCCGTACAATAATTACGTATCCTTGCTGATAGATACTACCGATATTGATGAGGAAGAAGCAAATGACATTTTTTCGGCTATAATTATGAATATTTTCTCCGAACATAATTTAGATATGGCCGATGAACCAGAAATTATCTTATTGGGAGAACTAATTCCAATCCAGTGGCAAGTTATTTTGCCTCGAATCCAATCGCGAGTAATTTTGGCAGATGAAAATGAGTTATCCATTAAGAATGCGGCGGCACAAACTATTCCATTATCTACAACTGATAGTCTCGGCAGCAAACGAGCTATCCAGTTAGAAACTGGACTTTGGGCGTTTAAATAA
- a CDS encoding CTP synthase, translating to MTKFVFVTGGVVSSIGKGIVAASLGRLLKSRDYSVSILKLDPYINVDPGTMSPYQHGEVFVTEDGAETDLDLGHYERFTDTSMSRLNSVTTGSIYQAVINKERRGDYMGGTVQVIPHITNEIKERIQRVAKNTNPDVVITEIGGTVGDIESLPFMEAIRQLRKDVGRQNVLYVHVTLVPWIAAAGEMKTKPTQHSVKELRSIGIQPDILVCRCDRPIPQGLKNKLSEFCDVPLECVIAAQDANSIYEVPLMLEREGLAQQALDILQLEQRQPDLKQWQTLVDHLYSPTKRIEIAIVGKYVRLSDAYLSMGEALRHAAIEFSLDLNVRWVNSEDIEVNGAQKYLEGVNGIVVPGGFGNRGVDGKIAAVKYARENNIPFLGLCLGMQCSVVEWARNLAGLENANSAEFAPDTPNPVINLLPEQQDVVDLGGTMRLGLYPCRLALNTLAYRLYQHEVIYERHRHRYEFNNAYRNLFLESGYAISGTSPDGRLVEIIELPNHPFFIATQFHPEFQSRPSTPHPLFKGFIQAALALRSVGEVPPQDILSVKEEAHADAQTTPSLNTSAIS from the coding sequence ATGACCAAGTTTGTCTTTGTCACAGGCGGTGTAGTCTCCAGTATCGGCAAGGGAATTGTCGCCGCCAGTCTGGGGCGGTTGCTGAAATCGCGCGATTATTCCGTCTCGATTCTGAAACTTGACCCTTATATTAATGTCGATCCGGGAACGATGAGTCCCTACCAGCACGGGGAAGTATTTGTCACTGAAGATGGTGCCGAAACAGACCTGGACTTGGGACACTACGAGCGCTTCACGGATACGTCCATGTCTCGCCTCAACAGTGTGACGACAGGTTCGATTTACCAGGCGGTTATCAATAAAGAGCGTCGGGGCGACTATATGGGGGGTACGGTTCAGGTAATTCCCCATATCACGAACGAGATTAAAGAGCGTATACAGAGAGTAGCTAAAAATACCAATCCAGATGTGGTAATTACGGAAATTGGGGGTACGGTTGGGGACATTGAATCGTTACCTTTCATGGAAGCTATCCGCCAGTTACGTAAGGATGTGGGGCGGCAGAACGTGCTGTACGTCCACGTAACGCTGGTGCCTTGGATTGCTGCGGCGGGGGAGATGAAAACTAAGCCGACGCAGCATTCGGTGAAGGAATTGCGATCGATTGGGATTCAACCGGATATTTTAGTTTGTCGGTGCGATCGGCCCATACCGCAAGGACTCAAAAACAAACTATCAGAATTCTGCGACGTGCCGCTAGAATGCGTAATCGCGGCTCAAGATGCTAACAGCATCTACGAAGTGCCGTTGATGTTAGAACGAGAAGGACTGGCACAGCAAGCGCTAGACATCCTGCAACTAGAGCAGCGTCAACCAGACTTAAAACAGTGGCAAACCCTGGTAGATCATCTTTATTCTCCCACTAAGCGAATTGAGATTGCGATCGTTGGTAAATACGTCCGATTAAGCGATGCTTACCTGTCGATGGGAGAAGCTTTGCGCCATGCTGCGATCGAATTCTCCCTCGACCTGAACGTCAGGTGGGTCAACTCAGAAGACATCGAAGTCAATGGTGCCCAGAAATATTTAGAGGGCGTAAATGGCATCGTCGTACCGGGAGGTTTTGGTAACCGTGGGGTAGATGGTAAGATTGCCGCAGTGAAATATGCCCGCGAAAACAATATTCCCTTCTTAGGTTTATGCTTGGGGATGCAGTGTTCCGTGGTTGAGTGGGCGCGTAACCTTGCTGGTTTAGAAAATGCCAACAGCGCTGAGTTTGCCCCCGATACACCCAATCCAGTCATCAACCTGTTGCCAGAACAGCAGGATGTCGTCGATTTAGGCGGCACCATGAGGCTGGGTCTTTATCCTTGCCGTTTGGCACTCAATACCCTAGCTTACCGTCTTTATCAGCACGAAGTGATTTACGAACGCCACCGGCATAGGTACGAATTTAACAATGCCTATCGCAACCTGTTTCTGGAAAGCGGATATGCAATTAGCGGCACCTCTCCCGACGGGCGCTTAGTAGAAATTATCGAACTCCCCAACCACCCCTTCTTCATTGCCACACAATTTCACCCAGAGTTTCAATCTCGGCCCAGCACTCCCCATCCTTTGTTTAAAGGATTTATCCAAGCCGCGTTAGCCCTGCGTTCGGTTGGCGAAGTCCCTCCCCAGGATATACTTTCTGTAAAAGAGGAGGCTCACGCCGACGCTCAAACCACCCCATCCCTGAATACTTCGGCAATATCCTAG
- a CDS encoding cupin domain-containing protein, translating into MKALAKLISPYELEKFLTENWTKKAVVISSEESQRFKHLFSWEKLTYLLNFYPLSYPTLELVLNGKHLDREDPKANLIQRCQQGATLIVNALHQIIPEIAELSSEISHELGHPINNCTAFCSWPRKGGFTSHFDILEGFILQIDGRKEWHIFEDTIKYPLPGERSNVFSPPDGKPYLTCVLNPGDVLYVPRGHWHYALALDEPSLHLSVGVICRSGVDFLDWLVRELRQREAWRKSMPLMTGEDDYGVGSNYIDGLFQDLVEFFVSSDRDIASEYIEYLARLSMPFEKYSLPSQAGFNVFPSGINTKFKILKFQRFGIYELNDGEGCRIKFGHKQIDLNGLTRSFVEDLLSRDSFTASEFSSWLPGCDWETDIVPLLSTLVNAGVIWVDTSLYG; encoded by the coding sequence ATGAAAGCACTTGCCAAATTAATTAGTCCCTACGAGCTAGAAAAATTTTTAACAGAAAATTGGACGAAAAAAGCAGTTGTAATTTCCAGTGAAGAATCCCAAAGATTTAAGCATCTTTTTTCGTGGGAAAAGCTAACATATCTACTTAATTTTTATCCACTTAGCTATCCCACCTTAGAATTAGTATTAAACGGTAAGCATTTAGATAGGGAAGACCCTAAAGCGAATCTTATACAGCGATGTCAACAAGGAGCCACTCTAATCGTAAATGCGCTACATCAAATAATTCCAGAAATAGCAGAATTAAGTTCGGAAATTAGCCACGAATTAGGCCATCCAATAAATAATTGCACCGCTTTTTGTTCTTGGCCTAGAAAAGGAGGTTTTACATCCCACTTTGATATCCTAGAGGGCTTCATACTACAAATAGATGGCAGGAAAGAATGGCACATATTTGAGGATACAATTAAATACCCTTTGCCAGGGGAAAGATCTAATGTATTCTCACCTCCTGATGGAAAGCCGTATTTGACCTGCGTCTTAAATCCGGGTGATGTTCTTTACGTACCGCGAGGACACTGGCATTACGCACTTGCTCTCGATGAACCATCTTTACATCTAAGTGTTGGAGTAATTTGCCGATCGGGTGTTGACTTTCTGGATTGGTTGGTTAGAGAGTTGCGGCAGAGGGAAGCTTGGCGTAAAAGTATGCCATTAATGACAGGAGAGGATGACTATGGCGTTGGGTCTAACTACATAGACGGCTTATTTCAAGACTTGGTTGAGTTCTTTGTTTCATCCGATCGGGATATTGCATCTGAGTATATCGAATATTTAGCCCGGTTATCAATGCCATTTGAGAAATACTCATTGCCAAGTCAAGCTGGATTTAATGTTTTTCCTAGCGGAATTAACACAAAGTTTAAAATCCTAAAGTTTCAGCGATTCGGAATCTATGAATTAAATGATGGAGAGGGTTGTCGAATCAAATTTGGTCACAAGCAAATAGATTTGAATGGTCTAACTCGCTCTTTCGTTGAGGATTTATTGAGTAGAGATAGCTTTACGGCTAGCGAATTCTCAAGCTGGTTACCAGGTTGCGATTGGGAAACTGATATTGTTCCTCTTCTGTCTACATTAGTAAATGCAGGAGTTATTTGGGTTGACACAAGTTTGTATGGCTAA
- a CDS encoding ABC transporter permease translates to MTVTKRTFPRFLRFFDRPSLSMQLMAVGLVITLFFVLVAILAPTFQAWGWLPNPTESLSNPIHEAPSWKHWFGTSRQGYDVFSRTLFGSQAALQVVILATTLSLIIGVPLGLVSGYLGGRLDRVLLFVMDTIYTLPGLLLSVTLAFVVGRGVLNAAIALSISYIPQYYRVVRNHTVSVKTELFIEAAQAMGADTWTVLSRYLFLNVIQSVPVLFTLNSADAILTLGGLGFLGLGLPDEVPEWGHDLKLALEALPVGIWWTTLFPGLALTLMVVGLSLLGEGLTEFVNPRLRKGIRN, encoded by the coding sequence ATGACTGTTACGAAACGAACATTTCCCCGATTTTTACGTTTTTTCGATCGGCCCAGTCTGTCAATGCAACTGATGGCTGTCGGATTAGTAATTACTTTGTTTTTTGTATTGGTAGCTATCTTAGCTCCCACATTTCAAGCCTGGGGATGGTTGCCAAATCCGACAGAATCTTTGAGTAATCCGATACACGAAGCGCCTTCGTGGAAACATTGGTTTGGCACCAGTCGCCAAGGCTACGATGTTTTCTCGCGGACGCTGTTTGGCAGCCAAGCGGCGCTGCAAGTGGTGATTTTAGCAACAACACTCAGTCTGATAATTGGTGTGCCGCTGGGTTTAGTTAGCGGTTATTTGGGCGGCAGGCTCGATCGCGTGCTGCTGTTTGTAATGGATACAATTTATACTTTGCCGGGGTTGTTACTGTCGGTGACGCTGGCTTTTGTGGTGGGGCGGGGAGTGTTGAATGCTGCGATCGCACTCAGCATCTCCTACATTCCTCAATACTACCGCGTGGTTCGCAACCACACCGTTAGCGTCAAAACAGAACTGTTTATCGAAGCAGCGCAGGCGATGGGTGCCGACACTTGGACTGTTTTATCTCGCTACCTATTTCTGAACGTAATTCAAAGCGTACCCGTGCTGTTTACCCTCAACAGCGCCGATGCCATTTTAACGTTGGGAGGCTTAGGCTTTTTGGGGTTGGGACTCCCCGATGAAGTGCCAGAATGGGGTCACGATTTAAAATTAGCTTTGGAAGCTTTGCCTGTCGGCATTTGGTGGACAACCTTGTTTCCAGGTTTAGCTCTTACTCTCATGGTTGTAGGATTATCTTTGCTGGGAGAAGGATTAACGGAGTTTGTCAATCCCCGATTGCGAAAAGGAATTAGGAACTAG